The Streptomyces tubercidicus DNA segment GTTTGGCGGCGATGTGGCCGGACATGTAGGCCACGAGTTCGCCGACCGCCGTCTGCCGTTCCTGTGCGGAGTACCGGGTGAGGTTGAGGAAGTTGTCGGACCAGTAGGAGAAGCGGTCCCGGTCCTCGGCGGGCACGCCGAGCATGTCGCAGATCACGTAGACCGGCAGCGGAAAGGCGAAGTGCGCCTTGAGGTCGCCGGAGCTGCCGCGGCCGGTCATCTCGTCGAGGAGCTGGTCCGCGATCGCGGTCATCTGGGGCCGGAGGGCGGCCATGCGCTTGGCGGTGAACCACTTGCCCACCATCCGGCGCCACCGCAGGTGTTCCGCGCCGTGCCTCGGCACGGAGAAGGGCGGCTCCGAGGTGTCCGCCGCGGCCGACGTCGTGGCTCCCTCTTGTGCATTCCCGGTTCCGCCGTCGAGGTCCTTCCGGGTGAAGCGGGGGTCCGCCAGCATCTCCTTGACATCGTCGTAGCGGGTCAGCAGCTTGGCCTGGCTGCCGTCGGGCACGGTGATGGTGGCCACCGGGCACGTGGCGCGCAGCTCCGCCCACTCGGCGGCAGGCTCCAGCGCGGTCTCGTAGGCGAGCGGGTAATGCCGTGTCTGCTCGTTCGGGCTCATGTGCTTCTCCTTCACGGGAATTGACGGGAATCGACGGGGGCGGGGTGTGGGTGCCGCCTACGGGCGGTGACCTTGCAGCCGCTTCCCACGCCTGTCTGTGCGGCCGCGGAGGGCTGCCGGGCCTGGTGCGGCGGGTCATGGTGCGGAGCGGACCGTGGTTGCCAACTCTCCGTTCCGCGGAGCGACGAGGTGCTTTTGGCGCAGCAGCCGGGACTGTTTGGGCATGTTCCAGCCCAGGACGCCGGTCACCTCGCCGTTCTCCCGGTACACAGCGACGAAGCGTCCCTGGGCCGGGTCGCCTTCGGCGATGCGGGTCTCGGCGGCCGGGGTGGGCAGACCGTGCACCTGGAGCTTGGCGTCGTACTGATCGGTCCAGAAGTAGGGCGTCGGAGTGTAGGGACGTTCGGCGCCGAGGAGGTTCGCCGCGACGGCCTGGGCCTGCTCGGTCGCGTTGGTGCGATTCTCCAGGCGCAGCCGCCTGTCCAGCCCTTCGTGGTGCCAGGACGCCGCGTCTCCAACGGCGTAGACACCGGGCGCGGCACGGCAGTAGGCATCGCACTCCACGCCGTCACCGAGCGCCAGCCCGCTGCCTTCCAGCCACTCGGTGGCCGGCCGCGCCCCGATCGCCACGACGACCGTGTCGGCGCGCAGCACCTCCCCCGAGGCCAGACGGACCCCGCACACCCTGCCCCCGCTGCCGGCCAGGGCCTCGACCGCGGCCCCGAGGCGCAGATCCACCCCGCGCTCGGTGTGGAGACGCGCGAGGAATCCCCCCACCCTGCCGCCGACCTGACTGCCCAGCAGAACGGACCCGAAGCCCGCGAGCGTGACTTCCACGCCCATGGCACGGGCCGAGGCGGCGATCTCCGCACCCAGCACGCCCTCGCCCACCACCACCAGGCGGCGACCGGCCGCCAGGTCACAGCGCAGCGCCAGCGCGTCGTCGAGGGTGCGCATCACATGCACTCCCGCGAGTTCTTCCTGGTCCGGCAGCATTCGGGGGCGCAGCCCGGTGGCGATGACCAGCGCATCGCCACGCACCACGCGCCCCGTGGCGGTGGTCACCGCACGCTCTGCCGCGTCGCACATGACAGCCGGCTCGGCCCGGATGAACTCCGCCTCCAGAGAGGCGAGATGCTCCGGCGAGCGCAACTGAGTCCGCGACGGCTCCCAGGCGCCGGTCAGCACCTGCTTCGACAACGGCGGGCGGTCATAGGGGAGATGGCGTTCGGCGTCCAGGAGGGTCAGCCGTCCCTCGTAGCCCTGACGGCGCAGCGCCTCCGCTGTCGCCAGGCCGGCCGACGAGCCACCGACGATCACCACCTTGCCGGGGCGGGTCACCACGCCGCGCCCGCCGGGTCCACGGAGCCCCGAGGGGAAGCCGCTCCGGGAAACGGGCCTCGGTCAGTTCGGTTCCACATGTGAACGACTGCTTCCTCACTTCATTCGACAGGGATCGGCGCGGCACGGCCGGCGCGCGACGGGGCGGGACGGGGTCTCACGGGCCCGGTCGGAAGCCCGGTGCCGCAACCTCGATTCATACCCGACAGATGTAGGTTAACCGACAGCTGTCGCATTGCAAGTGGCCGTGGCTCTTGGGGCTGCGTCAGCGGGGGCGGATGTGCGCACAGATGCGCGCGCGGATGCGCCCGGTCCGGCGGCTCGGAGTCTGGAGCTCGCGGCGGCAGGGGGAGGAAGGGGGCTTGCGGCGGCAACCGCAGAGAGGCTCGGGGGCGCAGTGAATGTGCACCCCCAAGCCCCTCTGCGCAGGCCGATGGGCGAAAGCGCAGATCAGAGGCAGGGCCCGTGCCGACCGGGCGGGCGCGGAGCCGGTGGGTGCCGCCGCGGAGGGGCGGAGAGCTGATCGCGGTGCGCGAGGCCGGTGATTACGGCACGAGCGCACGCACACCGCCCGCGTGCAACGAGGGGCACGAGCGGGAGTCGCGCAAAGCAGGTCAGGGAGGGGCGGCGTCAGGGAGGGGCGGCGCCAGGCAGGGGCGATCTCATCGCCTCACGGGTGCGGCCCGCTCCAGCGCCGGGTTGTCGGCCGGCGGCCCTGCGTACGGGGTCGCTCAGGCGGGCCGGGCGAGTGTCGCGGCGACCAGCTGTGGCCAGATCGCAGTGGCGAAGCGTTCCGGCGTTCCCGGGCAGCCGCGGTGGAGCCAGTCCGCGATGGCGCCGAGAAGCGCTCCGGAGACAAAGGCGGCCGCGGAGTCGTCCGTACCGCCCTCACTGTCGGTGAGCTGGGCGGAAAGTCTCGGCCGGATGGATTCCGTCATGCGCTGCAGGAGGTGGTTGATCACCCGGGCGCTGCCATCGGCACCGAGAAGAGCCTCATAGAGCGCGCGATGTTCGGCGACGTGGGCGAACATCGCCGTGAGGGAGGGGTGCGAGCCCTCCGTCGAGGAATCCCCCTCCGAGGAATCCCCGTTCACCGAGAGCGCCGAGGTCGCGGAGAGCAGCTGGTCGAACATCTCCGTGCAGGCCGAGGCGGCCAGGTCATGCACGTCTGTGTAGTGCTCGTAGAAAGTCGAGCGGTGCACGTCAGCGCGGCCGGTCACGTCGGAGACCGAGATCTGACTGAGGTCGCGGTCACCGATCAATTCCAGTAGCGCGCCCTCCATCGCGGTACGGGAGCGGCGGGAACGGCGGTCACTCTGCTGAACGGGCACGGAGCCATTGTAGTGTCACCCACACCTGTAGGATAACCGACAAGTGTCGGAGTCGCGTGAGACG contains these protein-coding regions:
- a CDS encoding NAD(P)/FAD-dependent oxidoreductase, giving the protein MTRPGKVVIVGGSSAGLATAEALRRQGYEGRLTLLDAERHLPYDRPPLSKQVLTGAWEPSRTQLRSPEHLASLEAEFIRAEPAVMCDAAERAVTTATGRVVRGDALVIATGLRPRMLPDQEELAGVHVMRTLDDALALRCDLAAGRRLVVVGEGVLGAEIAASARAMGVEVTLAGFGSVLLGSQVGGRVGGFLARLHTERGVDLRLGAAVEALAGSGGRVCGVRLASGEVLRADTVVVAIGARPATEWLEGSGLALGDGVECDAYCRAAPGVYAVGDAASWHHEGLDRRLRLENRTNATEQAQAVAANLLGAERPYTPTPYFWTDQYDAKLQVHGLPTPAAETRIAEGDPAQGRFVAVYRENGEVTGVLGWNMPKQSRLLRQKHLVAPRNGELATTVRSAP
- a CDS encoding TetR-like C-terminal domain-containing protein, which gives rise to MPVQQSDRRSRRSRTAMEGALLELIGDRDLSQISVSDVTGRADVHRSTFYEHYTDVHDLAASACTEMFDQLLSATSALSVNGDSSEGDSSTEGSHPSLTAMFAHVAEHRALYEALLGADGSARVINHLLQRMTESIRPRLSAQLTDSEGGTDDSAAAFVSGALLGAIADWLHRGCPGTPERFATAIWPQLVAATLARPA
- a CDS encoding cytochrome P450, whose product is MSPNEQTRHYPLAYETALEPAAEWAELRATCPVATITVPDGSQAKLLTRYDDVKEMLADPRFTRKDLDGGTGNAQEGATTSAAADTSEPPFSVPRHGAEHLRWRRMVGKWFTAKRMAALRPQMTAIADQLLDEMTGRGSSGDLKAHFAFPLPVYVICDMLGVPAEDRDRFSYWSDNFLNLTRYSAQERQTAVGELVAYMSGHIAAKRAEPTDDLLSTLIEESSGEGGALTDAELLGTGIGLLVAGHETTANMIGKMVAMLLADRTRWERLLENPSLVRSTVEEALRFDVNGGFGLRRYLTEDVEIGGEVLPNGTTVVCSMAAANRDETAFENAAEMDLARTPNPHLAFGAGPHSCLGQALARTELQVALEVLLLRLPSLELDIPATDLERLEGLLVGGLCEVPVRW